From one Anoplolepis gracilipes chromosome 10, ASM4749672v1, whole genome shotgun sequence genomic stretch:
- the Uqcc1 gene encoding ubiquinol-cytochrome-c reductase complex assembly factor 1 — translation MFATRIFSPFKSSTLKLTQRVLQIHEDLSTARLALSTASTMHLLKPKSIHTTSVHSASTIGVIRPVGFIERTLKKIGLLDVQKYRYMAIGNHVYEVVMAQIDYPFFYKHFNMADTFFSWFLVTELHVWMIMVRYMAEGNAGKIVRNSVVSTLWQDTNARAENLGKITEKLRNQQIKELSEQFHAALIGYDEGIQSDDKVLAGALWRRFFHLECNNPEHVETLIIYVRKQICLFDNLPSHEILTKPALKLIDIKDVCKHQY, via the exons ATGTTTGCCACACGGATATTTTCCCCGTTCAAG AGCTCGACGTTAAAGCTGACGCAAAGGGTACTTCAGATTCATGAAGATCTTAGTACTGCCAGACTAGCATTATCAACAGCTTCTACGATGCATCTACTAAAACCTAAGAGTATCCATACAACATCTGTACATAGTGCCTCTACAATTGGAGTTATACGGCCCGTAGGATTTATAGAAAGAAcgctaaaaaaaattggcCTTTTAGATGTCcagaaatat agATATATGGCAATTGGCAATCATGTATATGAAGTAGTAATGGCACAAATAGATTATCCTTTTTTCTATAAAC ATTTCAACATGGCAGATACTTTTTTCTCATGGTTTCTGGTGACAGAACTTCATGTATGGATGATAATGGTTCGCTACATGGCTGAAGGTAATGCTGGCAAAATAGTCAGAAATAGTGTAGTATCTACACTATGGCAAGACACAAATGCCAGGGCAGAAAATCTCGGT AAAATCACTGAAAAACTTCGAAATCAgcaaataaaagaattgtCAGAGCAATTCCATGCTGCTTTAATTGGTTATGATGAAGGTATACAATCTGATGATAAAGTATTAGCAGGAGCATTATGGAGGAGATTCTTTCATTTGGAATGCAATAATCCAGAACATGTTGAAAcccttattatttatgttaggAAACAG ATCtgtttatttgataatttaccaTCTCATGAAATTTTAACGAAACCTGCTTTAAAGTTAATAGACATAAAAGATGTATGTAAGCaccaatattaa